In a genomic window of Leptidea sinapis chromosome 14, ilLepSina1.1, whole genome shotgun sequence:
- the LOC126968066 gene encoding uncharacterized protein LOC126968066 translates to MISYKTRDNKRLKPKMARNIERLLREGKCRECSVVVTRMDFAKILGKFTKVKIQYESNLSPKTPKPSTAVSPVSKTRLKKKENGMVHIHRKTYNPHPAIVTRTRKTKVTETEIKKQTPQPAPKKSKNILKENNSCKKANVTQSNLLDKSVNKAISKQYTVIFISPSACTNNDHKSKLNLVDLLPQINKSILPSEDWCIEYFPKSLEPKDDKMYNRIAAELEDLMYNKMKPEVAEAKSEEFPSIMDILNDNTASSSQEIKDGSSSLEFKTSLESSDVEAMLLGKPEQNKDTKPTPMEVDNTDVTKLIDDAVQLPQNSEEKQETKELDNPNSPSILDETLQKGIEEQLPAIPPSKDAINSCTTISIVHDEDKSSKLDNDHNKPGEIENTTFTVNNNQVTEVTFKKIVGSKCVKAVTCMKNLKYNIQFDEKSVELLGAPKYIPNVEDLQVLLQIVNESDLQSYILY, encoded by the coding sequence ATGATTTCATATAAAACTCGAGATAACAAAAGATTGAAACCCAAAATGGCCAGGAATATAGAGAGACTATTACGCGAGGGAAAGTGCCGCGAATGTTCTGTTGTTGTTACTCGAATGGATTTTGCCAAAATACTAGGAAAGTTTACCAAGGTAAAGATACAATATGAAAGTAATTTATCGCCAAAAACTCCAAAGCCGTCTACAGCAGTGTCACCTGTCTCAAAaacaagattaaaaaaaaaggaaaatggaatgGTTCACATTCATAGAAAAACTTACAATCCACATCCAGCTATTGTAACAAGAACAAGAAAAACCAAAGTGACTGAGACTGAAATCAAAAAACAGACACCACAACCAGCTCCAAAAAAGTCCAAAAACATTCTTAAAGAGAATAATAGTTGTAAAAAGGCTAATGTTACTCAAAGCAATTTATTAGACAAAAGTGTGAACAAGGCTATCTCTAAACAATATACTGTTATATTTATCAGCCCATCAGCATGTACTAATAATGATCATaagagtaaattaaatttagtagATTTGTTGCCACAAATAAACAAGTCTATATTACCATCTGAAGATTGGTGTATAGAATATTTTCCTAAAAGCCTTGAACCAAAAGATGACAAAATGTACAATCGCATAGCTGCTGAGCTAGAGGActtaatgtataataaaatgaaaccaGAGGTTGCAGAAGCTAAGTCGGAAGAGTTTCCATCTATAATGGACATTCTCAATGATAATACTGCTAGCAGTAGTCAAGAAATCAAAGATGGTAGTAGCTCACTTGAATTTAAAACCAGCTTAGAGTCAAGTGATGTGGAAGCTATGTTGCTTGGGAAACCTGAACAAAATAAGGATACAAAACCAACACCAATGGAGGTAGATAACACAGATGTTACTAAGCTAATTGATGATGCCGTGCAATTGCCACAGAACTCTGAAGAAAAACAAGAGACTAAAGAACTTGATAATCCCAACAGTCCCTCAATATTAGATGAAACTTTACAAAAGGGTATTGAGGAGCAGTTGCCTGCAATACCACCATCAAAAGACGCTATAAACTCTTGTACCACTATTTCAATAGTCCATGACGAAGACAAGTCATCAAAACTGGACAATGATCACAATAAGCCAGGTGAAATTGAGAATACTACTTTTACAGTCAATAACAATCAAGTCACAGAAGTTACTTTTAAGAAAATTGTTGGTAGCAAGTGTGTAAAGGCTGTGACATGtatgaaaaacttaaaatataatattcagttTGACGAAAAATCAGTAGAATTATTAGGTGCACCTAAATATATTCCTAATGTTGAAGATTTGCAGGTACTATTACAAATAGTAAATGAAAGTGACTTACAgagctatattttatattga
- the LOC126968056 gene encoding YLP motif-containing protein 1-like isoform X1: MAWPAANGQWVPSVQMNADPASINMGSYTPEQWNLLQQQNWQQWAQWQQQYAQWQSQYGESYAKQMQAMQPMGGGTPLPPKNIAPPPAPPPPEKPPPPPPPHENDQPLYCGDAKQTESMVVSSQQFGIKTSFPTNSDNNDKWSYNKDVRAIETPAVQSSTSVNTEALKKLAEEERLFDIQFQRWEEEIRKWKEENVNHPDKVAYSEYEQKFEACRAQLLERRRQMNQKRASLMNTAHHPASNKNSGNTYIPPNTSIPPPINVNLNKNTQEATYNTKPNQNYSTNKEEYGYGAKKTQYGYNRTENMNIDPQDRYDLNQHMYTPEKVEKPSFLPNSERIKGIPGLDLVPEVEKPNTQEVIEIPDDQGTNEKLGTSNPTTNMPPDYLNISKGINNILGDEKIMNILSMVQNQKPPLLFNNQSSKPNISVNPSNAQFNTDTSLLSQNIKWNMNDNNYNRINNFNIQNTTNDQQNSNKFFHMQQRPPPQNYKDTQKDMHNVNYDEGYGQYDNNSQGQHSNQFGNTQMPSQGQGRPQISRPSAPSIRPLLSIPVQRPPLPQRHITPQRPDITPRSNAPVRLGAPQRPNAPLIYNAPQTPNLTQIPNAPQTGSLLRPDYLQASVRQNAPPELPVQQKASFDNPNKYSGGYAEIPPQENIALNSVPPKPKWVEEPIFTPSIIVEYDHLPLRLKARDFIEPVHMFDYNHKSKDGDVKKRDFEREVDELYTILPNESDRYRDFERRPPVGSRDDHRSKDFTYDYVQRDDRNKFDEKFGYRRQNEQDRFKPDDLYKDRVFDSDRIYGRDRERDNGRDRLKDMDRGKYRERDIGWDRDRESGRDRDRSIGKDRDSIERDRDSERERDRTVGRERDRVGRERDRDFERDRGRERRDSSYDRPNNQYRLWNRDIYRNTSDSKDQSRKSPTNQSPERDSRKRLHVETEKSSSKKPKESGKPGKNVIPQQIIMIDDILEPPGREMRPEKILIIMRGPPGSGKSYLAKLIRDREAEFGGTARIMSIDDYFMQEGEIEETDPTTGKTIKKPSLKYEYDENYEESYTNSLKKAVKRTISDGYFPFLIFDAVNDQLKSYADVWNYARQCGFQVYICTLELDPQVCFKRNIHNRTMHDIQTIAHRFFKTPDHHILLDPTTLLQNAAIPDVHMEDAVVTVEEDNIQEQDEVETSFTSKWEKMDDASKLARLDGTSKPLRSSQLTMEDYLQLDDWTPSKAKPGKKSVRWADIEERREQEKMRAIGFVVGQTDWNRMTDPTMGSSALTQTKYIERVKRN, translated from the exons atggCATGGCCTGCAGCAAATGGTCAGTGGGTACCCAGTGTTCAAATGAATGCTGATCCAGCATCCATTAATATGGGATCTTACACCCCCGAGCAATGGAATTTATTGCAGCAGCAAAATTGGCAACAGTGGGCCCAATGGCAGCAGCAGTATGCTCAATGGCAATCTCAATACGGAGAGAGT TATGCAAAACAGATGCAAGCAATGCAGCCTATGGGAGGTGGGACTCCTTTGCCCCCAAAAAATATTGCTCCTCCACCTGCCCCTCCACCACCAGAGAAGCCTCCACCACCACCACCTCCTCATGAAAATGATCAGCCCCTATATTGTGGTGATGCAAAACAAACAGAAAGTATGGTTGTCAGTAGTCAGCAGTTTGGTATTAAAACCAGCTTTCCCACAAATTCAGATAATAATGACAAATGGTCTTATAATAAAGATGTTAGAGCAATTGAAACTCCGGCTGTCCAGTCCAGTACTTCTGTAAACACTGAAGCATTAAAGAAGCTAGCAGAAGAAGAGAGATTATTCGATATACAATTTCAAAGGTGGGAGGAAGAAATTCGAAAATGGAAAGAAGAAAATGTTAATCATCCTGATAAAGTAGCTTACAGTGAATATGAACAGAAATTTGAGGCCTGTCGAGCCCAACTATTAGAGAGACGTAGACAAATGAACCAAAAGAGGGCTAGCCTGATGAACACTGCACACCATCCTGCCTCCAATAAAAACTCAGGCAATACATACATTCCCCCTAATACATCTATTCCCCCTccaataaatgtaaatttaaataaaaatacacaggAAGCTACGTATAACACCAAACCAAATCAAAACTATTCAACAAATAAAGAAGAGTATGGTTATGGGGCCAAAAAAACTCAATATGGTTACAATAGGACCGAAAACATGAATATTGATCCACAAGACAGATATGATTTAAATCAACATATGTACACACCGGAAAAGGTGGAAAAACCAAGTTTCTTGCCCAATAGTGAAAGAATCAAGGGCATACCAGGACTTGATTTAGTTCCTGaggttgaaaaacccaatacaCAGGAAGTTATTGAAATCCCTGATGATCAAGGTACTAATGAAAAATTGGGCACCAGTAATCCAACAACAAATATGCCACctgattatttaaatatttcaaaggGTATAAACAATATACTAGGGGATGAGAAAATTATGAACATTCTTTCAATGGTACAAAATCAGAAACCACCCCTCCTTTTTAATAATCAATCATCAAAACCCAATATTAGTGTAAACCCATCAAATGCTCAATTTAATACTGACACAAGTCTGTTGTCTCAAAATATTAAATGGAATATGaacgataataattataacagaatcaacaatttcaatattcagAATACAACCAATGACcaacaaaattcaaacaaattctttCATATGCAACAGAGACCACCTCCTCAAAATTACAAAGACACACAAAAAGATATGCATAACGTAAATTATGATGAAGGATATGGACAGTATGATAATAACTCTCAAGGACAGCATAGCAATCAATTTGGAAATACCCAGATGCCATCCCAGGGTCAAGGTAGACCACAAATTTCAAGACCTAGTGCACCTTCAATCAGGCCCCTATTATCAATACCTGTTCAAAGACCGCCTCTTCCCCAAAGACATATTACTCCTCAAAGACCTGATATTACTCCAAGATCCAATGCTCCTGTAAGACTCGGTGCTCCTCAAAGACCCAATGCACCTCTAATATACAATGCACCCCAAACACCCAATCTTACACAAATACCTAATGCACCTCAAACTGGCTCTTTGCTTAGACCTGATTACCTTCAAGCTTCCGTAAGACAGAATGCGCCTCCGGAATTGCCAGTGCAGCAAAAAGCAAGTTTTGACAATCCAAATAAATATAGTGGTGGTTATGCTGAGATACCTCCCCAAGAAAATATAGCACTGAACAGTGTACCACCAAAACCAAAATGGGTTGAAGAGCCAATATTTACACCATCCATAATTGTTGAATATGATCATCTACCATTACGATTGAAAG CTCGAGACTTTATTGAACCAGTTCATATGTTTGACTATAATCACAAATCAAAGGATGGTGATGTAAAAAAAAGAGACTTTGAAAGAGAAGTTGATGAATTATATACAATACTGCCAAATGAAAGTGATAGATATAGAGATTTTGAAAGAAGACCTCCAGTTGGTTCAAGAGATGACCATAGATCTAAAGATTTTACCTATGATTATGTGCAGCGTGATGATAGAAACAAGTTTGATGAAAAATTTGGCTATCGAAGGCAAAATGAACAGGATAGATTTAAACCAGATGATCTTTATAAAGATAGAGTGTTTGACAGTGATAGGATTTATGGGCGAGATAGGGAGAGAGACAATGGTAGGGACAGATTAAAAGATATGGATAGGGGGAAGTATAGAGAAAGAGATATTGGCTGGGATAGGGATAGAGAATCAGGAAGAGATCGGGACAGAAGTATTGGTAAAGATCGTGACAGTATAGAAAGGGATAGAGATTCAGAAAGGGAACGAGACAGGACTGTAGGCAGGGAACGGGACAGAGTTGGAAGAGAGAGAGACAGAGATTTCGAAAGAGATAGAGGTAGGGAGAGAAGAGACAGTAGCTATGATAGACCCAACAATCAATATAGACTCTGGAACAGAGATATTTATAGGAACACTTCAGATTCTAAAGATCAGTCCAGAAAAAGTCCTACTAATCAAAGCCCTGAGAGAGACTCCCGCAAACGTTTGCATGTAGAAACTGAGAAATCAAGTTCTAAAAAGCCAAAGGAATCAGGAAAACCTGGAAAAAATGTAATTCCTCagcaaataataatgatagatGATATACTGGAACCACCTGGAAGAGAAATGAGACCAGAGAAAATTCTCATCATTATGAGAG gTCCTCCCGGAAGTGGTAAATCATATTTGGCAAAATTAATAAGAGATAGAGAGGCTGAATTCGGTGGCACAGCAAGGATAATGTCAATCGATGATTACTTCATGCAAGAGGGTGAAATCGAGGAAACGGACCCTACTACTGGAAAGACG ATAAAGAAGCCatcattaaaatatgaatatgatGAAAATTATGAAGAATCATATACAAATTCATTGAAAAAAGCTGTCAAAAGAACAATATCTGATGGGTATTTCCCATTTCTAATATTCGACGCAGTTAATGATCAACTAAAAAGTTATGCCGATGTTTGGAACTATGCAAGACAGTGTGGATTTCAA GTATACATTTGTACATTAGAATTAGACCCGCAAGTGTGTTTCAAACGGAACATACACAACCGTACGATGCACGATATACAAACTATAGCTCACAGATTTTTCAAAACACCAGACCACCATATACTTTTGGACCCTACTACCCTATTGCAAAATGCCGCAATACCTGATGTGCATATGGAAGACGCTGTGGTCACGGTTGAGGAAGACAACATTCAAGAACAAGACGAG GTTGAAACTAGTTTTACTTCAAAGTGGGAGAAAATGGATGATGCTTCGAAACTAG CCCGGCTCGATGGCACCAGCAAGCCACTTCGTTCTTCACAACTCACCATGGAAGACTATCTACAACTAGACGACTGGACACCTAGCAAGGCTAAACCTGGGAAGAAATCT GTACGGTGGGCTGACATTGAAGAGAGAAGAGAACAAGAGAAGATGCGCGCCATTGGTTTTGTTGTGGGTCAGACGGATTGGAACCGAATGACCGATCCCACCATGGGATCTAGTGCCCTGACACAGACTAAATATATTGAGAGAGTTAAACGAAACTAA
- the LOC126968056 gene encoding uncharacterized protein LOC126968056 isoform X2, with protein sequence MAWPAANGQWVPSVQMNADPASINMGSYTPEQWNLLQQQNWQQWAQWQQQYAQWQSQYGESYAKQMQAMQPMGGGTPLPPKNIAPPPAPPPPEKPPPPPPPHENDQPLYCGDAKQTESMVVSSQQFGIKTSFPTNSDNNDKWSYNKDVRAIETPAVQSSTSVNTEALKKLAEEERLFDIQFQRWEEEIRKWKEENVNHPDKVAYSEYEQKFEACRAQLLERRRQMNQKRASLMNTAHHPASNKNSGNTYIPPNTSIPPPINVNLNKNTQEATYNTKPNQNYSTNKEEYGYGAKKTQYGYNRTENMNIDPQDRYDLNQHMYTPEKVEKPSFLPNSERIKGIPGLDLVPEVEKPNTQEVIEIPDDQGTNEKLGTSNPTTNMPPDYLNISKGINNILGDEKIMNILSMVQNQKPPLLFNNQSSKPNISVNPSNAQFNTDTSLLSQNIKWNMNDNNYNRINNFNIQNTTNDQQNSNKFFHMQQRPPPQNYKDTQKDMHNVNYDEGYGQYDNNSQGQHSNQFGNTQMPSQGQGRPQISRPSAPSIRPLLSIPVQRPPLPQRHITPQRPDITPRSNAPVRLGAPQRPNAPLIYNAPQTPNLTQIPNAPQTGSLLRPDYLQASVRQNAPPELPVQQKASFDNPNKYSGGYAEIPPQENIALNSVPPKPKWVEEPIFTPSIIVEYDHLPLRLKARDFIEPVHMFDYNHKSKDGDVKKRDFEREVDELYTILPNESDRYRDFERRPPVGSRDDHRSKDFTYDYVQRDDRNKFDEKFGYRRQNEQDRFKPDDLYKDRVFDSDRIYGRDRERDNGRDRLKDMDRGKYRERDIGWDRDRESGRDRDRSIGKDRDSIERDRDSERERDRTVGRERDRVGRERDRDFERDRGRERRDSSYDRPNNQYRLWNRDIYRNTSDSKDQSRKSPTNQSPERDSRKRLHVETEKSSSKKPKESGKPGKNVIPQQIIMIDDILEPPGREMRPEKILIIMRGPPGSGKSYLAKLIRDREAEFGGTARIMSIDDYFMQEGEIEETDPTTGKTIKKPSLKYEYDENYEESYTNSLKKAVKRTISDGYFPFLIFDAVNDQLKSYADVWNYARQCGFQVYICTLELDPQVCFKRNIHNRTMHDIQTIAHRFFKTPDHHILLDPTTLLQNAAIPDVHMEDAVVTVEEDNIQEQDEPGSMAPASHFVLHNSPWKTIYN encoded by the exons atggCATGGCCTGCAGCAAATGGTCAGTGGGTACCCAGTGTTCAAATGAATGCTGATCCAGCATCCATTAATATGGGATCTTACACCCCCGAGCAATGGAATTTATTGCAGCAGCAAAATTGGCAACAGTGGGCCCAATGGCAGCAGCAGTATGCTCAATGGCAATCTCAATACGGAGAGAGT TATGCAAAACAGATGCAAGCAATGCAGCCTATGGGAGGTGGGACTCCTTTGCCCCCAAAAAATATTGCTCCTCCACCTGCCCCTCCACCACCAGAGAAGCCTCCACCACCACCACCTCCTCATGAAAATGATCAGCCCCTATATTGTGGTGATGCAAAACAAACAGAAAGTATGGTTGTCAGTAGTCAGCAGTTTGGTATTAAAACCAGCTTTCCCACAAATTCAGATAATAATGACAAATGGTCTTATAATAAAGATGTTAGAGCAATTGAAACTCCGGCTGTCCAGTCCAGTACTTCTGTAAACACTGAAGCATTAAAGAAGCTAGCAGAAGAAGAGAGATTATTCGATATACAATTTCAAAGGTGGGAGGAAGAAATTCGAAAATGGAAAGAAGAAAATGTTAATCATCCTGATAAAGTAGCTTACAGTGAATATGAACAGAAATTTGAGGCCTGTCGAGCCCAACTATTAGAGAGACGTAGACAAATGAACCAAAAGAGGGCTAGCCTGATGAACACTGCACACCATCCTGCCTCCAATAAAAACTCAGGCAATACATACATTCCCCCTAATACATCTATTCCCCCTccaataaatgtaaatttaaataaaaatacacaggAAGCTACGTATAACACCAAACCAAATCAAAACTATTCAACAAATAAAGAAGAGTATGGTTATGGGGCCAAAAAAACTCAATATGGTTACAATAGGACCGAAAACATGAATATTGATCCACAAGACAGATATGATTTAAATCAACATATGTACACACCGGAAAAGGTGGAAAAACCAAGTTTCTTGCCCAATAGTGAAAGAATCAAGGGCATACCAGGACTTGATTTAGTTCCTGaggttgaaaaacccaatacaCAGGAAGTTATTGAAATCCCTGATGATCAAGGTACTAATGAAAAATTGGGCACCAGTAATCCAACAACAAATATGCCACctgattatttaaatatttcaaaggGTATAAACAATATACTAGGGGATGAGAAAATTATGAACATTCTTTCAATGGTACAAAATCAGAAACCACCCCTCCTTTTTAATAATCAATCATCAAAACCCAATATTAGTGTAAACCCATCAAATGCTCAATTTAATACTGACACAAGTCTGTTGTCTCAAAATATTAAATGGAATATGaacgataataattataacagaatcaacaatttcaatattcagAATACAACCAATGACcaacaaaattcaaacaaattctttCATATGCAACAGAGACCACCTCCTCAAAATTACAAAGACACACAAAAAGATATGCATAACGTAAATTATGATGAAGGATATGGACAGTATGATAATAACTCTCAAGGACAGCATAGCAATCAATTTGGAAATACCCAGATGCCATCCCAGGGTCAAGGTAGACCACAAATTTCAAGACCTAGTGCACCTTCAATCAGGCCCCTATTATCAATACCTGTTCAAAGACCGCCTCTTCCCCAAAGACATATTACTCCTCAAAGACCTGATATTACTCCAAGATCCAATGCTCCTGTAAGACTCGGTGCTCCTCAAAGACCCAATGCACCTCTAATATACAATGCACCCCAAACACCCAATCTTACACAAATACCTAATGCACCTCAAACTGGCTCTTTGCTTAGACCTGATTACCTTCAAGCTTCCGTAAGACAGAATGCGCCTCCGGAATTGCCAGTGCAGCAAAAAGCAAGTTTTGACAATCCAAATAAATATAGTGGTGGTTATGCTGAGATACCTCCCCAAGAAAATATAGCACTGAACAGTGTACCACCAAAACCAAAATGGGTTGAAGAGCCAATATTTACACCATCCATAATTGTTGAATATGATCATCTACCATTACGATTGAAAG CTCGAGACTTTATTGAACCAGTTCATATGTTTGACTATAATCACAAATCAAAGGATGGTGATGTAAAAAAAAGAGACTTTGAAAGAGAAGTTGATGAATTATATACAATACTGCCAAATGAAAGTGATAGATATAGAGATTTTGAAAGAAGACCTCCAGTTGGTTCAAGAGATGACCATAGATCTAAAGATTTTACCTATGATTATGTGCAGCGTGATGATAGAAACAAGTTTGATGAAAAATTTGGCTATCGAAGGCAAAATGAACAGGATAGATTTAAACCAGATGATCTTTATAAAGATAGAGTGTTTGACAGTGATAGGATTTATGGGCGAGATAGGGAGAGAGACAATGGTAGGGACAGATTAAAAGATATGGATAGGGGGAAGTATAGAGAAAGAGATATTGGCTGGGATAGGGATAGAGAATCAGGAAGAGATCGGGACAGAAGTATTGGTAAAGATCGTGACAGTATAGAAAGGGATAGAGATTCAGAAAGGGAACGAGACAGGACTGTAGGCAGGGAACGGGACAGAGTTGGAAGAGAGAGAGACAGAGATTTCGAAAGAGATAGAGGTAGGGAGAGAAGAGACAGTAGCTATGATAGACCCAACAATCAATATAGACTCTGGAACAGAGATATTTATAGGAACACTTCAGATTCTAAAGATCAGTCCAGAAAAAGTCCTACTAATCAAAGCCCTGAGAGAGACTCCCGCAAACGTTTGCATGTAGAAACTGAGAAATCAAGTTCTAAAAAGCCAAAGGAATCAGGAAAACCTGGAAAAAATGTAATTCCTCagcaaataataatgatagatGATATACTGGAACCACCTGGAAGAGAAATGAGACCAGAGAAAATTCTCATCATTATGAGAG gTCCTCCCGGAAGTGGTAAATCATATTTGGCAAAATTAATAAGAGATAGAGAGGCTGAATTCGGTGGCACAGCAAGGATAATGTCAATCGATGATTACTTCATGCAAGAGGGTGAAATCGAGGAAACGGACCCTACTACTGGAAAGACG ATAAAGAAGCCatcattaaaatatgaatatgatGAAAATTATGAAGAATCATATACAAATTCATTGAAAAAAGCTGTCAAAAGAACAATATCTGATGGGTATTTCCCATTTCTAATATTCGACGCAGTTAATGATCAACTAAAAAGTTATGCCGATGTTTGGAACTATGCAAGACAGTGTGGATTTCAA GTATACATTTGTACATTAGAATTAGACCCGCAAGTGTGTTTCAAACGGAACATACACAACCGTACGATGCACGATATACAAACTATAGCTCACAGATTTTTCAAAACACCAGACCACCATATACTTTTGGACCCTACTACCCTATTGCAAAATGCCGCAATACCTGATGTGCATATGGAAGACGCTGTGGTCACGGTTGAGGAAGACAACATTCAAGAACAAGACGAG CCCGGCTCGATGGCACCAGCAAGCCACTTCGTTCTTCACAACTCACCATGGAAGACTATCTACAACTAG
- the LOC126968078 gene encoding uncharacterized protein LOC126968078 isoform X1, translated as MHPKVTGWALLALISSSAILHTLAYPQHAPLISQATSNVRTQNPQYYSNSLPLPNEQIAQERKFAEKPNALKKVALDDIDEIQNNSISDGGFSWSNMLGMVMQMLFNPATTGPNKSDNIDTESVAPSPWANLLTMGLKILTALLGGGASNDGIDKVDNGSSPMQSILAAVLSTVLGAKDPDQVASMAKQAGEFINIVVNLLDALKTSFSHRSLAARSMGRKDSVSDAALAGIAMMKTYVKSFGTNDDKCLQKYVCDANSECSSDIGPKSVFCQLGTYAASFVLERQSAGTFNQFYEAGRRGRSGIDCRQLYLECNEV; from the exons ATGCATCCAAAGGTGACAGGTTGGGCATTGTTGGCCCTTATTAGTTCATCAGCTATACTTCACACGTTGGCATATCCACAGCATGCACCACTCATATCACAG gctaCAAGCAATGTGCGGACACAAAATCCACAATATTATAGTAACTCATTACCTCTACCAAACGAACAAATTGCCCAAGAACGTAAATTCGCCGAAAAACCAAATGCGCTGAAGAAAGTAGCGCTAGACGACATTGACGaaatacaaaacaattcaaTATCAGATGGCGGATTCTCCTGGTCTAACATGTTAG GAATGGTTATGCAAATGCTTTTCAATCCTGCCACAACCGGGCCAAACAAGAGTGACAACATTGACACGGAATCCGTAGCGCCATCCCCATGGGCAAATCTTTTGACCATGGGACTGAAGATTCTCACCGCTTTACTAGGCGGAGGAGCCTCAAACGACGGTATCGATAAAGTCGACAACGGCTCTTCGCCAATGCAG AGTATTTTGGCTGCGGTTCTGTCGACGGTGCTCGGTGCAAAAGATCCCGACCAAGTCGCCTCCATGGCAAAGCAAGCTGGAGAG TTTATCAACATCGTCGTCAACCTTCTCGATGCATTGAAGACATCATTCTCGCATCGGTCGCTGGCGGCGCGCTCAATGGGCCGCAAAGACTCGGTCAGTGATGCAGCACTTGCCGGTATCGCGATGATGAAGACATACGTAAAATCCTTCGGAACTAACGACGACAAGTGCCTCCAGAAATACGTGTGTGACGCAAATAGCGAATGCTCTTCTGACATCGGGCCTAAGAGCGTCTTCTGTCAACTTGGAAC GTACGCTGCCAGTTTCGTGCTAGAAAGGCAGTCGGCGGGCACTTTTAACCAGTTCTACGAGGCAGGACGTCGCGGCCGCTCCGGAATCGATTGCCGTCAATTATACCTCGAATGTAACGAGGTGTAA
- the LOC126968078 gene encoding uncharacterized protein LOC126968078 isoform X2, which yields MHPKVTGWALLALISSSAILHTLAYPQHAPLISQATSNVRTQNPQYYSNSLPLPNEQIAQERKFAEKPNALKKVALDDIDEIQNNSISDGGFSWSNMLGMVMQMLFNPATTGPNKSDNIDTESVAPSPWANLLTMGLKILTALLGGGASNDGIDKVDNGSSPMQFINIVVNLLDALKTSFSHRSLAARSMGRKDSVSDAALAGIAMMKTYVKSFGTNDDKCLQKYVCDANSECSSDIGPKSVFCQLGTYAASFVLERQSAGTFNQFYEAGRRGRSGIDCRQLYLECNEV from the exons ATGCATCCAAAGGTGACAGGTTGGGCATTGTTGGCCCTTATTAGTTCATCAGCTATACTTCACACGTTGGCATATCCACAGCATGCACCACTCATATCACAG gctaCAAGCAATGTGCGGACACAAAATCCACAATATTATAGTAACTCATTACCTCTACCAAACGAACAAATTGCCCAAGAACGTAAATTCGCCGAAAAACCAAATGCGCTGAAGAAAGTAGCGCTAGACGACATTGACGaaatacaaaacaattcaaTATCAGATGGCGGATTCTCCTGGTCTAACATGTTAG GAATGGTTATGCAAATGCTTTTCAATCCTGCCACAACCGGGCCAAACAAGAGTGACAACATTGACACGGAATCCGTAGCGCCATCCCCATGGGCAAATCTTTTGACCATGGGACTGAAGATTCTCACCGCTTTACTAGGCGGAGGAGCCTCAAACGACGGTATCGATAAAGTCGACAACGGCTCTTCGCCAATGCAG TTTATCAACATCGTCGTCAACCTTCTCGATGCATTGAAGACATCATTCTCGCATCGGTCGCTGGCGGCGCGCTCAATGGGCCGCAAAGACTCGGTCAGTGATGCAGCACTTGCCGGTATCGCGATGATGAAGACATACGTAAAATCCTTCGGAACTAACGACGACAAGTGCCTCCAGAAATACGTGTGTGACGCAAATAGCGAATGCTCTTCTGACATCGGGCCTAAGAGCGTCTTCTGTCAACTTGGAAC GTACGCTGCCAGTTTCGTGCTAGAAAGGCAGTCGGCGGGCACTTTTAACCAGTTCTACGAGGCAGGACGTCGCGGCCGCTCCGGAATCGATTGCCGTCAATTATACCTCGAATGTAACGAGGTGTAA